One window from the genome of Montipora foliosa isolate CH-2021 chromosome 5, ASM3666993v2, whole genome shotgun sequence encodes:
- the LOC138004174 gene encoding ras-related GTP-binding protein C-like translates to MTCVSLCVHSVRFSNMTSFEDDENFGSYSVVGSFPKDFGYGPEDQDELASSDTKPRILLLGLRRSGKSSIQKVVFHKMSPNETLFLESTNKIVKDDISNSSFVQFQIWDFPGQIDFFDPAFDSEVLFGHCGALVFVIDAQDDYMEALGKLHMTVTRAYKVNPDIKFEVFIHKVDGLSDDHKIETQRDIHSRATDELADAGLEGLHLSFYLTSIYDHSIFEAFSKVVQKLVPQLPTLENLLNILISNSGIEKAFLFDVVSKIYVATDSSPVDMQSYELCCDMIDVVIDISCIYGLRDEGDSSAYDMESSSIIKLNNSTILYLREVNKFLALVCILREDNFEKKGLIDYNFYCFRQAISEVFEVKRQLRSISDTGSQSASTAYSNGTAVPALERERAENAVVV, encoded by the exons ATGACCTGCGTGTCCCTGTGCGTTCATTCCGTCCGTTTCTCCAATATGACG TCATTTGAAGACGACGAAAACTTTGGAAGTTACAGCGTTGTAGGGTCGTTCCCGAAAGATTTTGG TTATGGGCCTGAAGATCAAGATGAGTTGGCGAGCAGTGATACCAAACCAAGAATTCTGTTACTGGGTCTTCGAAG GAGTGGAAAGTCCTCAATTCAGAAAGTGGTTTTCCACAAGATGTCACCAAATGAAACTCTCTTTTTAGAAAGTACAAATAAAATAGTTAAAGATG ATATTTCAAATAGCTCATTTGTACAGTTTCAG ATATGGGATTTTCCTGGTCAGATTGATTTCTTTGATCCTGCCTTTGATTCAGAAGTGCTTTTTGGACACTGTGGAGCTCTGGTCTTTGTCATAGATGCACAG GATGACTACATGGAGGCTTTGGGAAAACTTCATATGACTGTCACAAGAGCATACAAG GTGAACCCAGACATCAAATTTGAAGTATTTATTCACAAGGTAGATGGGCTCTCAGATGATCACAAAATTG AAACACAAAGAGATATTCACTCAAGAGCAACAGATGAACTGGCTGATGCTGGCCTTGAAGGCTTGCACCTGAG TTTCTACTTGACAAGTATATATGATCACTCAATATTTGAG GCCTTCAGCAAAGTGGTACAAAAACTAGTACCCCAGCTTCCTACATTGGaaaacttattaaatattctaATATCT AATTCTGGCATTGAAAAAGCCTTCCTGTTTGATGTGGTCAGCAAAATTTATGTGGCAACTGACAG TTCTCCAGTCGATATGCAGTCTTACGAACTGTGTTGCGATATGATTGATGTAGTTATTGATATCTCTTGTATTTATGG GTTAAGAGATGAAGGGGACAGCAGCGCGTACGATATGGAGTCGTCATCCATCATCAAGCTCAACAACTCGACGATCTTATATCTCCGTGAAGTAAATAA ATTCCTTGCTCTTGTTTGCATTCTAAGGGAAGACAACTTTGAGAAAAAAG gtctGATCGATTACAACTTCTACTGCTTCCGTCAAGCAATCAGCGAG GTGTTTGAGGTCAAGCGACAGTTAAGGTCGATCTCTGACACTGGATCCCAGTCTGCTTCAACTGCTTACTCCAATGGCACTGCCGTGCCGGCCCTGGAACGAGAAAGGGCTGAAAACGCCGTAGTGGTGTAA